In Paenibacillus kyungheensis, the following are encoded in one genomic region:
- a CDS encoding ABC transporter ATP-binding protein yields the protein MESLLGCKDLSVRFYHREENVLTHIHLSISRGEKVLILGPSGSGKSTLLSALSGIIPEHVEAEVEGEIQLAPQCGVMFQDPDSQFCMLHVDEEIAFSLENRSIPRAQMDTMIDTVMKQVGLNIDRHTAIETLSGGMKQRLALACLLALEPEVLFFDEPTAQLDPISRKEIFQLLHDLADQYGQTMVFVEHTLDGCIEWMDTVILMNAQGRIMAQGKPAEMIERYRAEMEEAGIWQPQLFPYTWEDVQDHPSHPLAKQLQQTLQQRRTATLHADTTDNHTPDIIVTEQLEIGYRQKSVMSDMNISIQSGKWVAIVGANGSGKSTFLKSLIRLERIRSGQLSFQHKLLKKWSDRDLYEQAGFVFQNPELQFVTDTVFDEIAFGGRQRNWSEEEVTSKTIQLLQEFGLEAYQDQHPFTLSLGQKRRLSVATMLLFDQSLLLLDEPTFGQDAKTSAELIKRLQQRQAQGTTIVMVTHDMDLVDEYADTVILFDQGKVVYNGAPYHLFANPEQIGDHAIIPPLHYRLLQPQKERSIV from the coding sequence ATGGAATCGCTTCTAGGGTGTAAAGACCTGTCAGTACGTTTTTATCATCGAGAAGAAAATGTATTAACGCATATTCATTTATCGATTTCACGTGGAGAAAAAGTATTGATTCTCGGGCCAAGTGGTAGTGGCAAGTCGACGCTATTATCTGCATTGTCCGGTATTATTCCTGAACATGTAGAAGCTGAAGTGGAAGGCGAGATTCAGTTAGCCCCTCAATGTGGCGTGATGTTTCAAGACCCGGATTCGCAGTTCTGTATGCTTCATGTGGATGAAGAGATTGCTTTTAGCTTGGAAAATCGCTCTATTCCGCGTGCTCAGATGGACACTATGATAGATACAGTGATGAAGCAAGTCGGTCTGAATATAGATCGTCATACTGCTATTGAGACCCTATCTGGAGGTATGAAGCAACGGCTAGCGCTAGCGTGTCTGTTAGCGCTTGAACCGGAAGTTCTTTTTTTCGATGAACCGACAGCACAACTTGATCCGATCAGTCGCAAAGAAATTTTTCAATTGCTACATGACCTAGCTGATCAGTACGGACAGACGATGGTATTTGTAGAACATACATTAGATGGGTGTATTGAGTGGATGGATACAGTCATTTTGATGAATGCGCAAGGGCGTATTATGGCTCAAGGCAAGCCAGCAGAGATGATCGAGCGGTATCGTGCAGAGATGGAAGAAGCCGGCATATGGCAACCTCAATTATTCCCGTATACATGGGAAGATGTACAAGATCATCCGTCTCATCCATTAGCGAAGCAGTTGCAACAGACACTACAACAACGCCGTACAGCTACACTACATGCAGATACAACCGACAATCATACACCTGATATCATAGTTACCGAACAACTGGAGATCGGGTATCGTCAAAAATCTGTTATGAGCGATATGAACATTTCGATTCAGTCAGGGAAATGGGTAGCGATTGTCGGTGCTAATGGAAGTGGGAAAAGCACATTTCTCAAAAGCTTAATTCGGTTAGAACGTATTCGTAGTGGTCAGCTTTCTTTTCAACATAAATTATTAAAAAAATGGAGTGATCGTGATCTGTATGAGCAAGCGGGATTTGTTTTTCAAAATCCTGAACTGCAATTTGTAACCGATACGGTGTTTGACGAGATCGCTTTTGGCGGACGACAACGGAATTGGTCAGAAGAGGAAGTAACCTCCAAAACGATACAATTGTTGCAAGAATTCGGTTTAGAAGCTTATCAAGATCAACATCCATTTACACTTAGTCTGGGGCAAAAAAGGCGCTTGAGTGTAGCCACTATGCTGTTATTCGATCAGTCGTTACTTCTATTAGATGAACCTACATTCGGTCAAGATGCTAAAACATCGGCTGAATTAATCAAGCGACTGCAACAACGGCAAGCGCAAGGAACAACGATTGTGATGGTCACGCATGATATGGATCTAGTCGATGAATACGCCGATACCGTGATTTTGTTTGATCAGGGCAAAGTGGTCTACAATGGAGCACCTTATCATCTCTTTGCTAATCCAGAACAGATCGGGGATCATGCGATTATCCCTCCGCTTCATTACCGGTTGCTACAGCCACAGAAGGAGCGGAGTATTGTATGA
- a CDS encoding ECF transporter S component gives MTWKMKEVVLTVILAVACGVIYLGWSTLWIPISALVGPVGAGFMFGIWIIASPIVAYIIRKPGAALIAEVAAAAVELLTGSHFGLSALLIGVFQGIGAEIAFALFGYKRYNLMTLMLSGALAAVGGVLYNVIANGFGYYTTQVLITTLVIQVISGMILGGWLAKIIVEALCKTGVLDQYEIMKVRRKKGNANGIASRV, from the coding sequence ATGACATGGAAAATGAAAGAAGTGGTGCTGACTGTTATTTTGGCGGTGGCTTGTGGCGTTATTTATCTGGGATGGTCGACATTGTGGATACCGATCTCTGCATTAGTAGGGCCTGTGGGTGCAGGATTTATGTTCGGCATCTGGATTATTGCAAGCCCGATTGTAGCTTATATTATTCGTAAGCCAGGGGCGGCATTGATCGCTGAAGTAGCGGCTGCGGCTGTAGAGCTGTTAACAGGTAGCCATTTTGGATTGTCTGCATTATTGATCGGCGTGTTTCAAGGGATTGGAGCAGAGATTGCGTTTGCTCTATTTGGCTACAAACGTTATAACTTGATGACGTTAATGTTATCAGGAGCGCTGGCGGCAGTAGGTGGAGTATTGTATAACGTTATCGCTAATGGATTCGGCTATTACACCACACAAGTATTGATTACGACTCTGGTTATTCAAGTGATCAGTGGAATGATTTTAGGTGGATGGTTAGCCAAAATTATTGTAGAAGCTTTGTGCAAAACAGGGGTACTGGATCAATACGAAATTATGAAAGTACGGCGGAAGAAGGGAAATGCGAATGGAATCGCTTCTAGGGTGTAA
- the tenA gene encoding thiaminase II, protein MSFSQEIRQAADPIFEAIFNHPFVQGIAKGDLRSEQLIHYVKQDFEYLNSFMRIYGTAIAKCPTREDMAMFNEQISFVLHSEIHPHNNFCEVAGVKYEDLQGYALSPSSHHYIRHMLTVAHEGDLGDILAVLLPCPWTYWEIGVKLLDEVKPDASHPFYDWINFYGNRTDTITHQFCARLDKWAEQTTPAHRARMKEHFLLSCQFEYMFWDMAYTLEDWPVPMEVARV, encoded by the coding sequence ATGAGTTTTTCACAGGAAATTAGACAGGCCGCAGACCCTATTTTTGAAGCGATTTTTAACCATCCATTTGTACAAGGGATTGCCAAAGGTGATCTGCGTAGTGAGCAATTGATCCATTATGTAAAGCAAGATTTTGAGTATTTGAATTCTTTTATGCGTATTTATGGAACGGCGATTGCGAAATGCCCAACACGTGAAGATATGGCGATGTTTAACGAGCAGATTTCATTTGTGCTTCATAGTGAAATTCATCCTCATAATAACTTTTGCGAGGTGGCTGGCGTCAAGTATGAAGATTTGCAAGGATATGCGCTTTCTCCTTCTTCTCATCATTATATTCGTCATATGTTAACTGTGGCTCATGAAGGGGATTTAGGCGATATTTTGGCGGTATTGTTGCCTTGCCCGTGGACGTATTGGGAGATTGGTGTGAAATTATTGGATGAAGTGAAGCCTGATGCCTCCCATCCTTTTTATGATTGGATTAACTTCTATGGCAATCGTACCGATACGATTACGCATCAATTTTGTGCTCGGTTAGATAAATGGGCAGAGCAGACGACACCTGCACATCGAGCGCGTATGAAAGAGCATTTTCTTCTAAGTTGTCAGTTTGAATATATGTTCTGGGATATGGCGTACACTCTGGAAGATTGGCCTGTGCCGATGGAGGTTGCACGCGTATGA